The Rhodobacter sp. 24-YEA-8 DNA segment CTTTCTGAGCCGCACCGTATAGCCCCGGGCCTGCAACAGCGCGCCCAGAGCCGCAGACGCGAGACCTTTCCCGAGTGACGATACCACGCCACCGGTGATGAAGACATAACGCGCCATTGGGGACTCCCGTAGTTCTGGAAACAGGCGATTCGGACAGGTGGAATCGCATCACCACGGGAGTCGGCAAATAGCCTGATGCGCGTAAGAACGCAACCGCCTGCCGCAAGATCATGTTTGCGGCAGGCGAAACCCGTCAATGGATTGTAGATCAGTTGGCCGGTTGGGCCGGTGTGGTTTCCGGGGCCGCTTCGGGCGCGGTTTCAGCCGGTGCGGTTTCCGCAGGGGCAGACGCGGCAGGTGCAGGATCGGCAGGGGGTGCGGCGGGGTCCACAGCGGCAGGCGGTGCTGCCGGATCGGTGCTGCCCGAGGCCGGAGGCGGCATCATGCCCGAGATGTCCGGGCTGTTGCTGTTCGTCTGCGCGGCCGGGGGCATCAGCCCGTCAATCACCGAGCCGGTGCTTGCTCCGCGCGTGGCCAGAACGGTCAGCGCCAGCGAGGTCACGATGAAGGCGCCTGCAAGGATCCAGGTCACGCGTGTCAGGCCATTGGGCTTGGCGCGCGCCTGCATATTGCCGCCGCCGGACAGCAGGGCGGAGCCTTCGCTCTTCTGGACCAGCACCACTCCGATCAGCAGCAAGGCAAGGATCAGGTGGATCGTAAGGACAAAGGTTTCCATCGGGCAGAGGCTCCATCAGCGGATGCGGCTATCTATTCACAAGATCGCGCCTGCGCAAGGGCAAGGCGGTCTTACCGGTGCCAAAGGCTTCAGGAACGGGTGGTGCGGGCCGTGGTGCCGGCCAGGGCGGGGCGGAGCCGCCAGGCGTGAGGCAGGGGTGAGGGGCGCGCAGCCGGACCCGCGCCCGCGTCGTCATATCCCGTGTTAATATCCGGAGCGCTTCGCGTACGGCCTTTGCTGTGAAAACGGGCTGCGTGCTGTCGCTTTCAGCATGGCAGCGATCGGCGGGGCAGGGTAGCCAGGATCTATGACCCAGGCCATTTCCCCTTCCCGTCCGACTGGCGCCCGTGCCGCCTCAGCCGGTGCCCGTGCCACCGACCGCATCCTGCCGGGCATCATTCTGATGCTGGCCTTTTGTACCCTGGCGCCGCTGCTGGATGTGTCGTCGAAGCTTGCAGCCGAGGCGGGCGTGCCGGTCGGCTGGATCACCGCGGCGCGGTTCATCGTCCAGGGGCTGATGATGGCGCCGATCATCCTCGCGATGGGGATCTCGCCTGCGCTGAACCTGCGCGCGCTTGGCCTTGTGTTCCTGCGCGCCTTCCTCCTGGTCTTTTCGACCTTTTCCTTTGTCTCGGGTCTGACGGTGATGCCGATCGCCGATGCCCTTGCCGTCGCCTTTCTCGAACCCTTTATCCTGCTGCTCCTCGGCAGCTGGATCTTTGGCGACGAAGTCGGACCGCGCCGGATCGCAGCCTGTATCGTCGGCTTTGCGGGGTCGCTTCTGATCATCCAGCCCTCGATCACCGTTTTCGGGCTGATGGCGCTCTGGCCGCTCGGGACGGCTTTTGGTTTCGCGCTTTATATGCTGGTCACGCGCGGTATGTCGTCTTTCATGCATCCGGTTGCGATGCAGTTCCACACCAGCTGGGCGGGGGTGGTGCTTTGTCTGCCGGTTCTGGCGGTGCTGTGGAACGGCCCCCTGCCGCAATTCGCCTTTGTCATGCCCGAGGGGATTACATGGCTCTGGCTGGTCGGCGTCGGCTTCTGGGCCTGCATCAGCCATATGTGCATGACCATGGCGCTGAGCTATGCGCCTTCGGCCACGCTGGGGCCGCTGCATTACTTCGAAATCGTGATCGCGGTGATTCTGGGTTATCTCGTTTTCAACGATCTGCCGAATGGCCTGAGTTTCGCCGGCATAGCCATCATCATCGCCTCGGGCCTCTATCTGGTGCATCGTGAGCGGGTGGCGATCCGCGAGCGGGCGCGTCAGACCGCCGCCGCCGGGCAAAGTGCCCGGATTACCTGACGCAGCCGGCGGCGCGGCAGAATTGCGATCATGCCCGGCTGATCGGGCCTGAGCACCACATCCGCAACTGAAGCGCGGTTCGAGGTGGCGATAAAGCCGTCGGGCTGAAAGACATGGCCATCCAGCGGCCATTCCAGCCCCTCGCTTGTGCCCGTCACGCGCGCGAAGGGATACAGGGACACCCTGTCCCCGGCCTTCAGCCGCAGCCTTGTCTCGCCCGGGGGCAGCGCAAAGGCCACATCCTGCGGGCCAAGCACCAGGCAGGGCCGTTCGGGATGGCGCACGAGGCTGTTCAAGACGGCAAGCCCGTGATCCATCCTGGCCCCGGTAAAGCCCAGCCCTAGGATGAAGGGCGCCGCAATCCGCCGCAGCGCCTTGTCAAAATCGGTACTGTCCTGTTCCGCAATCCGGTGCAGCCGGTCGGAAGGGATCTGCGCCAGTGCTGTGGGCGAAATCGAATCAAGATCGCCGATCACCGCCTCGGGGGCGATTCCCGCCGCAATCAGCCGGTCGGCGCCGCCATCTGCCGCAATTGCGACCGGTGCGAGCCGCAGCGCCAGCGCCAGATCGCGAGCAGGCACCGGGCCACCGCCCACAAGCGTAATCCCAGCGGAGAAGTGAAGGTTCGGGCATTGATCAAGTGGCAATTTCATGCGGATACTGTTCGAATTAAGGCAAAACCCGGGGCGGGGGAACACAATCAATCCTTCAAATTACCCCGGTCTGTCCATGGATTCGAACAGAGCGTCAGCAATGTTTCCGTGATGGAAAGTATGAGGTCCGCGTCGATGAATGATGCCAGCAAGATCCTGACTGTCTCTTATGGGACCTTTAGCTGCACGCTCGAAGGCTTTGATGAGCCCTTTACCACGATGCGGGCGATTGCCGAATATTTCCGCGATCTCGCCGCCGAGGACCGCTATTTCGGCGCGGAACCGCCGCAGCCCGATGCGGCCATGTTGCACCGGATTGCCGAACGCGAGATCCAGCGCCGGGTAGAGGCGAAGATTACCGACAACAGAGTGGTGCTGCGTGCCGGCGACCAGCAAGACGGCGTTCCCGCCGCGGATGCGCCTGCGCCGCTGACGGTTGCGCCTGTTGCCGCTGTGGCGCCGGCATCGGTTGCCCAGGAAGAAAGGAACCTCCCGGCTGCGGTGCTTAAGCCGGTGGCGGAGGAGGTTATTGAAAGGGCTGCAGAAGCGGCTCCGGCAGAGGCATCCGCGCCCGCCACGGCTGGCGATCGCAAGGCTGCGCGCGACTCTGTTATGCGCGCCACGCCTGAGAACCCCGCACTGACGGCAGAAGATCCGGCACAGGCTGCACCACCCCAGGCGGCGATAGCGCGGCGCGACGATCCGGTGGGCACCGCTGCTCCCGCGCTTCGTGATACGGTCCCGGAAGGGGTGGCCGCAAAACTCGCCCGTCTGCGCCGCGCCATCGAGCCGGCCTCGCGCGTTGAAGAAGCGGCGGCGGCACCACTGGCAGCTGCGGCGGCGGCATTTGCCGATATCGCGGAAGATGCTGATCTCGCAGAGCCGGAACGGGTTGCGTCCGACCTGGGGGAAACTGCCGCATTTGTGCCGGAAATGGGTAAGCCGGAATTTGGCACAGATGAGGATTTCGAGCCTGAACTGGGCGATATCTCAGACGATGCCACTCTCGCGGCGGTCGATGACGATCTGCGCGCGGCCTTTACCGAGGTAAGCGAAGCGGCCGAAACTCCGGCGGCGCCGGAAGAGGGCGAGGCGGCGCTGGCCGAAATCGAGCTCTCCGAAATCGGGCTGGCCAAAATCGTGCAGGAAGCTTCCTCCGAAACGCCCGCCGGGATCGAAGAGATTGCGGCGACGCCCGTTGCGCTGGACATCCCGGCTGAGGCCCTGAACGAAAGCCCTGATGACTATCTTGCGCAGGCTCCCTTGGCGTCCCAACCACGTGCGGAGGGCACCAGTGCTGCCGCTTTGGCCGAGCTGCGGGAACTGGCGGCGGAACTCACCAGCGCGCCTGGCACAGGGCAAAGTGAGGCTGCTCACACTGCCTCCATTGTGGCGGAAGAGGCCGTTGCGCATACCGCAACTGCGGCTGAGGTCGACATCGGCAGCCTGATTGCCAGCCTCTCGCGTGAAGCATCGCCCGAAGAGGCCGCCTCGGCCGCTGCGGCAGCGACGCAGGCAGAAGCCGATGCGGAAGAGGCCGCGCAGAAGGCGAAGGCGAAAGCCGCGAGGATCCCGGGCGACGCCTTTGCTGATGACCCTGAATATGACGAAAGCGAAGCGGCCTGGGCGGCCGCACTGGAAGAGACCCCGCCGGAAGCTGGTGCGGCGATTGCTGCGGGCACGGCGGAGGATCTTTCATCCGAGGACGCGGTTGCCGGGCTGGATCAGGAACTGCGCGCCGAACTGGAACAAATCGAAAGCGAGCTTGGCGCGCCGCGTGGCGAAGTCGTGGCCGACAGCGGTTTTGAAAGCGATCTCGCAGCAGCGCTGATGGCGGATGCACCGGTGGCGGCGCGTGATCTTGCGGATAAATCGGAGGAGGCAAAAACCCCTGGTGACGCTGATGCCGCGCGGAGCGCTGCGGCGGAAAGCCGGGTCGGGACCGTGGCCGATGATCTGCAGGCGCAGTCCGCTGGCGACGTTGCCCTGGACACAGAGGGTGCAGGCATCGAATCGTATCAAACGGTGGCGCCGGATGCCTCTGCTGTGCCCACAGGCCTGGATATGGAAGCCCGCCCCGGCGCCGGTCTGCCCGCAGATGACGCCGCAGGCCCCGCGCCGGAGGCGCCGCCGCTTGAACCGGCCGCCGCTGCCCGGCTGGAGCGCGCCCGCGCCAGGGTGATCCGGATCCGCCGCGTCGATGCAGTTGTGACCAGCCCCGAGGCCGCTGCGCCCGGCACCGAAGCCGCTGCCCCGGCAGAGGTGACCAGTCCGGTTGAAGCCCCGGCTCCGGCCCCGGAAGCCGTTTCCACGCGGTCGGATGACGATCTCGCCCGGCTGATGAAACAGGCCGATGACGAAATGGCCGGGCCGGAAAACAAGCGCCGCATCGCCTCGATCCAGCATCTGAAGGCGGCTGTGGCGGCTGCCATCGCGGATCGCCGCGCCGGCGTGACGCCGGCAGATCCCGGCCAGCGCGAAGGCGCCTACCGCGATGACCTCGCGCAGTCGGTGACCCAGTCGATCACCCCGTCCATGCCGCATGCGCCGCGCCCCGTGCGTCCGGTCCGGCCGGTGCGCCCGATGCGTGAGGGTGGCGAGACTGCCCCGGCCACGGGCACGCTCAAAGCTGCGGGAATGGCACAGGAGTCCGGGGCTGTGGCGCAGTCGCACCCTCAGACGCCGCCCGGCGCCGCGCGCCCGGCGCCGCTGGTACTGGTCTCGGAGCAGCGGATTGATCAGTCGAAGCGCAGCGATCTGCGCGATACCGGCCCGCGTCCGCATCTGGTGCATGGCTCTGCCGCAGTGGCAACGCCGCTTGGCAGTTTTGAGGCCGAGCCGGAAGAGGCGGCAACCGCGCCCGGCGCGACGCAGGAAATCCGGGAGTTTGTCAGCTCTTCCGATGCCGATGCCGCAGATCTGACCCTGGATGATCTGGCCGCAGAAGATGGTGCGGAGGAAGACGAGATCGCGGATGACGGCAATATCTTCGCAACCAACGGGGCATTCGCGGCCTTTACCGAAGAGGTGGGCGCCCGCAGCCTGCCCGATCTGATGGAGGCCGCCGCTGCCTGGGCCGCCTGTGTCGACAAGCGCGAGTATTTCACCCGTCCCTATCTTATGAGCCGTGTCATTGCGGGCGAGCTGGGGGAGATCTTCACCCGCGAGGAAGGTTTGCGCGCCTTTGGGACCCTCCTGCGCGAGGGGCGTCTGGTGAAGATGCACCGTGGTCAATTTGCCATCGCTGAAACCTCGGCGATCCTCGCCGAAGCGCGCCGCAGTCTCGGTTGACCGGATCCCGGCCTGAAGCCGGGGCCGGTCCTGTGGCCATTGAAATCTGATGAAAGGCCGGTGCCGCTGGGTGCCGGCCTTTGTCTTTGTGGCCGCCCTTCGGCACGGCTTTCCCGACAATCCCAGAATTCCGCGACCGGTCCCGCCCGGATTTTCCGCAATCAGAGCGGGAATGGGTTTTCTTCTCCTGGGAATTAATTTCCTGAGATTAAAATTAAGCTTCCCGAATCAGACCTGAGGCCGCATCGTCCGGCTGGTATTTCGCAGCCTTGGCCTGGCGCCCCGAGCGCCTGGCTGGTTCGGGCGTCGGGCAGTCTTGGGTGTCGGGGAGGTCCAGGGTCGTGATTTCGGCGAATTCCTCTGCTCCGGTCTTTGGGCCGGTGGCTGCCCATTCAGCCTTTTTCAATAGCGTGCAGCGGCCTTTTG contains these protein-coding regions:
- a CDS encoding DMT family transporter, which encodes MTQAISPSRPTGARAASAGARATDRILPGIILMLAFCTLAPLLDVSSKLAAEAGVPVGWITAARFIVQGLMMAPIILAMGISPALNLRALGLVFLRAFLLVFSTFSFVSGLTVMPIADALAVAFLEPFILLLLGSWIFGDEVGPRRIAACIVGFAGSLLIIQPSITVFGLMALWPLGTAFGFALYMLVTRGMSSFMHPVAMQFHTSWAGVVLCLPVLAVLWNGPLPQFAFVMPEGITWLWLVGVGFWACISHMCMTMALSYAPSATLGPLHYFEIVIAVILGYLVFNDLPNGLSFAGIAIIIASGLYLVHRERVAIRERARQTAAAGQSARIT
- the secG gene encoding preprotein translocase subunit SecG, coding for METFVLTIHLILALLLIGVVLVQKSEGSALLSGGGNMQARAKPNGLTRVTWILAGAFIVTSLALTVLATRGASTGSVIDGLMPPAAQTNSNSPDISGMMPPPASGSTDPAAPPAAVDPAAPPADPAPAASAPAETAPAETAPEAAPETTPAQPAN
- a CDS encoding thiamine diphosphokinase, with product MKLPLDQCPNLHFSAGITLVGGGPVPARDLALALRLAPVAIAADGGADRLIAAGIAPEAVIGDLDSISPTALAQIPSDRLHRIAEQDSTDFDKALRRIAAPFILGLGFTGARMDHGLAVLNSLVRHPERPCLVLGPQDVAFALPPGETRLRLKAGDRVSLYPFARVTGTSEGLEWPLDGHVFQPDGFIATSNRASVADVVLRPDQPGMIAILPRRRLRQVIRALCPAAAV